GGCAGGAGGTGCCGTGCGACCTGCTCGCCATCGACGAGGCCTACCCCGCGCCGGTCGCCGCCGACGACGTGCGCAGCCGGGCCCACCAGGCGTGGCAGCACGGCCAGATCCTGCTGGTGGCCGAGGGCGACCGGCTCACCCTCGCCGTACCCGCCCGCGACTTCGACGCCGAGCTGGTGCTCGACGCCCTCGAGCGGCTCGCCAAGGCGGTGGGCGCTTCTCCGGAGCACTACGCGGCGCGCCTCCGGATCGGACGCGACCGCCGCTAGGCTCCGGGTGTGCCCCGCGAGATCGCCCTCCTCACCAACCCCACCGCGGGCAAGGGGAGGGGAGCCGCGGCGCGCGGCGTGGTGCTGCCGCGGCTGGAGGCCGCCGGCTTCCGGGTCCGCGACCTGCAGGGGACCGATGTCGACGTGGCCCTCGACCTCGCCCGGTCCGCGGTCGCCGACGGGGTGTGGGCGCTCGTGGTGTGCGGCGGCGACGGGATGGTCCACCTGGGCGTGCAGGCGGTGGCCGGGACCGACACCCACCTCGGCATCGTGCCGACCGGCACCGGCAACGACGTCGCTCGCTACCTCGACCTGCCGCGCAAGGACCCGGCGGCGGCCGCTGACCGGGTCGTCGCCGCGACGCCGCGACGGATCGACCTGGCGCGCAGCGGTTCGCGCTACTTCGTGACCGTCCTGGCGGCCGGCTTCGACGCGATCGTCAACGAGCGTGCCAACCGGATGACGTGGCCCAAGGGGCAGATGCGCTACAACCTGGCCACGCTGGCAGAGCTGCGCACCTTTGAGCCGCTGCCCTACGAGATCGAGCTCGACGGCCAGTCGCGGCGTACGGACGCGATGCTGGTCGCCGTCGGCAACGGACCGTCCTTCGGCGGCGGCCTGCGGATCACCGAGGGGGCGCTGCTCGACGACGGGCTCCTCGACGTCGTGATCATCAAGCCCATGAGCAAACCGGCCCTGGTGCGCACCTATCCCAAGCTGTTCCGGGGCACCCACGTGACCCACCCGCAGTACGAGCACCACCGGGTGCGCACCGTCACCGTCGCGGCCCCGGGCATCGTGTCCTACGCCGACGGCGAGCGCTTCGGGGCGCTGCCGCTGACCATCACCTGCGAACCAGGAGCACTGAGCGTCCTTGCCTGACGACCACGGACCGGCCGCGGCGTACGCCGCCGACCGGCGCCGCCGGGCCTACCCGGTCTTCCACGAGTTCTCCGGCCTCTACTCCTTCGGCCTCGACGACTTCCAGGTCCGCGCCTGCCACGAGATCGAGGACGGCCGCGGCGTCCTCGTCGCGGCTCCGACCGGGTCGGGCAAGACCATCGTCGGCGAGTTCGCCATCCACCTGGCGCTCGCGACCGGGCGCAAGTGCTTCTACACGACCCCGATCAAGGCGCTGTCCAACCAGAAGTTCCACGACCTCGTCGCGCGCTACGGCGAGGACCAGGTCGGGCTGCTCACCGGTGACCACACCGTCAACGGGGAGGCGCCGGTGGTCGTGATGACGACCGAGGTGCTGCGCAACATGATCTACGCCGGCTCCCGCACCTTGCTGGGCCTCGGGTTCGTGGTGATGGACGAGGTGCACTACCTCGCCGACCGGGCCCGGGGAGCGGTGTGGGAGGAGATCATCATCCACGTCCCCGAGTCGGTGGCCCTGGTGTCGCTGTCCGCCACGGTCTCCAACGCCGAGGAGTTCGGGGAGTGGCTGACCGAGGTCCGCGGCGAGGTCACGACCATCGTCGAGGAGCGGCGGCCGGTCCCGCTCTACCAGCACGTGATGGCGGGTCGGAAGCTGCTCGACCTGTTTGCCGCCTCCGACGTCGACGCCGCGGCCGGCTTCGTGCGGGAGGGCACGCCGGTCAACCGGGAGCTGGAACGGCTCGCTCGCGACGACTGGGCCAGCCACCGGGTGCGCGACCGGCGCTCGCCCAAGCAGTCGCGGGGCCGCGGGAGCGACAACCGCCGCCCGGTCGGCAACGGCCGCCGGGTCTGGGTGCCGAGTCGGGTGGACGTCGTCGACCGCCTCGAGCGCGAGGGACTGCTGCCGGCCATCAACTTCATCTTCAGCCGGGTCGGCTGCGACGCGGCAGTGACCCAGTGCCTCGCGGCGGGGGTCAGGCTCACCACGCCCGAGGAGCGCGACGCCATCTTCGCGTTCGTCGAGGATTCCTGCCGGCACCTGCCGGAGGAGGACCTCCACGTCCTCGGCTACCACGACTTCCTCGACGGGCTCACCCGTGGCGTGGCGGCCCACCACGCCGGGCTGCTGCCGACGTTCAAGGAGATCGTCGAGCAGCTCTTCGTGCGGGGGCTGTGCAAAGTGGTGTTCGCGACCGAGACCCTGGCGCTGGGCATCAACATGCCCGCCCGCACCGTCGTGATCGAGAAGCTGACGAAGTGGGACGGCGAGACCCACGCCGACATCACGCCGGGGCAGTACACCCAGCTCACCGGACGTGCCGGCCGGCGTGGGCTCGACGTCGAGGGGCACGCGGTCGTGCTGTGGCAGCCGGGCATGAACCCCCGAGAGCTCGCCGGGCTCGCCTCCACCCGCACCTACCCGCTCCGGTCGAGCTTCGCGCCGTCCTACAACATGGCCGCCAATCTCGTGCACCAGTTCGGCCGGGAGCGGTCGCGGGAGCTGCTGGAGCAGTCGTTCGCCCAGTTCCAGGCCGACCGCGCCGTGGTGGGGCTCGCCCGCAAGCTGAGGAAGAGCGACGACGCCCTCAGCGGCTACGCCGAGGCCGCCACCTGCCACCTCGGCGACTTCATGGAGTACGCCGGGCTGCGCCGCCGGATCTCCGAGGTCGAGAAGGCAGCCGCCCGGGAGCGGAAGGCCGACCAGCGCGCAGAGGCGGCCGAGTCGGTGCGGCGGCTGCGGCCCGGCGACGTGATCCGGGTGCCGGCCGGCAAGTTCGCCGGCTGGGCGGTGGTGGTCGACCCCGGGTCGCCGACCGAGGAGCCCCGCCCCTACGTCGTGACCGCGGAGCGGCAGGCACGTCGACTGGCGATGATCGACTTCCCGCAACCGGTGGAGCCGGCGGCCCGCCTCAAGGTGCCCCGCGGCTTCAACGGGCGCAACCCGCAGATGCGGCGCGACCTCGCCTCCGCGCTCCGGACCCGGACCCACGACCTGGCGCCCCCGCCCCCCTCCAAGCGCGGCAAGGGCGCGCGTCCCGAGGACGTCGACGACCGGGTCGCCGAGCTCCGGCAGCGGCTCCGGGAGCACCCGTGCCACGACTGTCCGGAACGGGAGGACCACGCCCGGTGGGCGGAGCGGTGGTTCAAGCTCGACCGCGACGCCGCCACCCTGCGCCAACGCATCGAGCGGCGCACCAACACCGTGGCCCGGCAGTTCGACCGGGTCTGCGAGGTGCTCACGGCCCTGGGCTACCTGGACGGCGACACCGTCACCGAGCGCGGCTCCCACCTGCGCGTCCTCTACTCCGACACCGACCTGCTGGCCGCCGAGTCGCTGCGTCGCGGCCTCTGGGACGACCTCGACGCCTCCGAGCTCGCGGCCGCGCTGTCCGTGCTGGCCTTCGAGGCCCGACGCCCGGACGACGCCAGCTCACCGCGACTGCCGGGTGGCCGCACCCGCGAGGCCATCGGCGGCATGGTCCGGCTCTGGGGCGAGCTCGACAGCCTCGAGCGCGACCACCGGCTCGACCTGCTGCGGCAGCCCGACCTCGGGTTCGCGTGGGCCGCGCACCGGTGGGCCGAGGGCGACGAGCTCGACGGCATCCTCACGGTGACCGACCTGGCCGCGGGTGACTTCGTGCGGTGGATGAAGCAGCTGCTCGACCTGACGGGGCAGGTGGCGGACGCCGCCGGTCCGGGGCCGCTGCGCGAGACCGCCCGTGAGGCGGGGCGGCGCCTGAAGCGGGGCGTCGTGGCCTACTCGAGCGTCAACGACTGAAGCGGGACCACCCAGCCGCGGTCGGGGGGACGCGGGCCGGTGGGACACCGCAGCAGCTGCGTCCCGTGGATCAGGGGCAGCACGCAGGAGGCCGGGGGTGCGGTGCGCCGTGGTCTGGGGCAGGCATCGAGCGCGGAGCCGCCGACCGGCACGACGCAGCCGGCGCCTGGCTGGGAGGGAGGCGGGAGCGGCAGCACCCGCGTGCCACGGAGCTCGTCGGCAGGGGGTGCTGGGGGTTCGGCCCCGGGCGCGGCGGCCGATCCCGGGCTCGAGACGG
The genomic region above belongs to Nocardioides coralli and contains:
- a CDS encoding DEAD/DEAH box helicase — its product is MPDDHGPAAAYAADRRRRAYPVFHEFSGLYSFGLDDFQVRACHEIEDGRGVLVAAPTGSGKTIVGEFAIHLALATGRKCFYTTPIKALSNQKFHDLVARYGEDQVGLLTGDHTVNGEAPVVVMTTEVLRNMIYAGSRTLLGLGFVVMDEVHYLADRARGAVWEEIIIHVPESVALVSLSATVSNAEEFGEWLTEVRGEVTTIVEERRPVPLYQHVMAGRKLLDLFAASDVDAAAGFVREGTPVNRELERLARDDWASHRVRDRRSPKQSRGRGSDNRRPVGNGRRVWVPSRVDVVDRLEREGLLPAINFIFSRVGCDAAVTQCLAAGVRLTTPEERDAIFAFVEDSCRHLPEEDLHVLGYHDFLDGLTRGVAAHHAGLLPTFKEIVEQLFVRGLCKVVFATETLALGINMPARTVVIEKLTKWDGETHADITPGQYTQLTGRAGRRGLDVEGHAVVLWQPGMNPRELAGLASTRTYPLRSSFAPSYNMAANLVHQFGRERSRELLEQSFAQFQADRAVVGLARKLRKSDDALSGYAEAATCHLGDFMEYAGLRRRISEVEKAAARERKADQRAEAAESVRRLRPGDVIRVPAGKFAGWAVVVDPGSPTEEPRPYVVTAERQARRLAMIDFPQPVEPAARLKVPRGFNGRNPQMRRDLASALRTRTHDLAPPPPSKRGKGARPEDVDDRVAELRQRLREHPCHDCPEREDHARWAERWFKLDRDAATLRQRIERRTNTVARQFDRVCEVLTALGYLDGDTVTERGSHLRVLYSDTDLLAAESLRRGLWDDLDASELAAALSVLAFEARRPDDASSPRLPGGRTREAIGGMVRLWGELDSLERDHRLDLLRQPDLGFAWAAHRWAEGDELDGILTVTDLAAGDFVRWMKQLLDLTGQVADAAGPGPLRETAREAGRRLKRGVVAYSSVND
- a CDS encoding diacylglycerol/lipid kinase family protein, yielding MPREIALLTNPTAGKGRGAAARGVVLPRLEAAGFRVRDLQGTDVDVALDLARSAVADGVWALVVCGGDGMVHLGVQAVAGTDTHLGIVPTGTGNDVARYLDLPRKDPAAAADRVVAATPRRIDLARSGSRYFVTVLAAGFDAIVNERANRMTWPKGQMRYNLATLAELRTFEPLPYEIELDGQSRRTDAMLVAVGNGPSFGGGLRITEGALLDDGLLDVVIIKPMSKPALVRTYPKLFRGTHVTHPQYEHHRVRTVTVAAPGIVSYADGERFGALPLTITCEPGALSVLA